The proteins below come from a single Herpetosiphonaceae bacterium genomic window:
- a CDS encoding amino acid adenylation domain-containing protein → MTVIELLTHLRQLNIELWVEDDRLRFRAPSGVLTPELRAVLAEHKAEVAAFLKMARDTGRKSGPIPLSFAQQRLWFLDQLHPNSTLYTVPMVVRLTGTLHGAALQQSLDEIARRHEIVRTTFTVVDGQPAQVIAPAGSEAAQLPLAQIDLSDVPTAAQSAAVQDRVHRELQQPFDLARGPLVRATLLRLNPTEHVIILMIHHIIFDAWSQQVFMAELTTLYAHFSQPGATNRAAPLPELPLQYADYARWQHRWLQEAGLEQQMGYWRQQLHDLPVLQLIPDRPRPASGGFEGREYHFAVSDACATALRRLSQAAGCTIFMTLLAAWQVLLARYTAQSDIVIGTPIANRTQAESQKLIGFFVNTLVLRTDLRGNPTFREALHRVREVCLAAYAHQDVPFDTLVEALQPVRDLSRHPLFQVMFAYQPAPGALPALPDLKLELQPIEIEQVKFDLNLTMVETMTGLEGILKYRTDLFEERTITRMAEHLHVLLAAISSTPDAPIYSLPLLSAAEYQAMLDHWRAPDTYAITHCLHHAFERQASRAPHAVAVTDNGVTLSYAALNDRSNQLARHLQTLRVGPEVCVGLFVERSPDLIVGLLGILKAGGAYVPLDPALPPERLAFILHDARVAVLVTQAAFSTRLPDLPVPVVRLDHDAEIIAAYSTTTPDCLVLPDHPAYVIYTSGSTGTPKGVMVTHANVLRLFAATQPWFAFDARDVWTLFHSAAFDFSVWEIWGALLYGGTLVIVPYLLSRSPAALYALLIEEGVTVLNQTPSAFRQLIQVDADAIDSELSLRFVIFGGEALELHSVQPWFARHGDLRPKLVNMYGITETTVHVTYRPLTTADLQRTASVIGGAIPDLEVYLLDHYLQPVPVGVPGEIYVGGAGLARGYLHRPALTAERFVPHPLSTTAGQRLYKSGDLARYQANGELEYLGRIDQQVKIRGFRIELGEIEAVLAQHPGVRDVVVIAREDRGPMHRQLVAYVVPTLESQPTIDDLRRFLGTRLPDYMIPTAFVALDKLPLTVNGKLDRNALPSPDQARPALEEDYTAPRSPLEHVLVRLWQDLLGVATIGVHDNFFALGGNSIQAALLINQIQAALQEIVYVVAIFDAPTVAELAVYLSSRYPQSVTRLSGSDRREEPAVDSDTPPRARPIGQAEVARLRQLITPLPPRPAGSVAKNPPAVFILSPPRSGSTLLRVMLAGHPRLFAPPELELLSFNTLAERKAAFTDRDRFWLEGTIRAIMALNVCDAPAAEQLMAQYEAQDLSVQAFYRLLQTWLGDRMLVDKTPSYALDRAILQRAEEDFTHARYIHLIRHPYGMIHSFEEAKLDQIFFRRPHAFTTRELAELIWLISHQNILDFFQQIPAERRHTVHFEEMVSQPVRSMEQICTFLGLDFDPAMLQPYADTQQRMTDGPHAASRMLGDVKFHEHQQIDASTSERWRDSYAEEFLGDLTWQVAEHLGYAAPRSSSGGATLTPILPQPRTGSDRFPCSFAQQRLWFIDQLQPGSTAYNIFVTFRLIGSLDLMALQRSFDTIMQRHESLRTVFAVVEGTPMQVIVPPQPTSITRIDLRNLPMREREAAAIQRATQEARSPFDLACGPLLRLLLLQMAEDDHILAMNMHHIVSDGWSERILIQEVTTLYAAYLSDERAAHVLPPLPIQYADYAVWQRQWLQGSELAAQIAYWERQLAGLPVLDLPIDYPRPAIQTTNGRHHAIGLPAALSQELAALSRREGVTLFMTLLAAFHTLLMRYTGQVDIVVGTPIAGRNRAELEGLIGFFVNSLVIRTNLSGNPTFRAALQHVRTVTSEAYAHQDVPFEQLVESIARDRDLNRHPLFQIMFMLQSAPLPSTPFPGLEWSFLEIEGGSAKFDLSLSLVETPQGLQGGWGYNTDVFATETIARMAGHWEILLEAIVADPDRRIAELPLLTGVEHRQILFDWNRSAADYPRDAAVHQLFEAQAARTPNASAIVFEGARLTYAELNTQANQLAHYLRAQGVGPDVLVALCVERSLEMIVGMLAILKAGGAYVPLDPAYPQERIQYMLAHSRAPVLLTQAALVERLPEHTAQVFRLDADWARLAQEPVTNPPRTVLPEHLAYIIFTSGSTGRPKGVMVTQRGLVNLVYGLRAYFGDPAVQTTGLITSISFDISVNQIFPTLVFGRTLHIIPDPVKFDSRALLRYLDDHQIHLLDAVPSYMQAVLNEVAPQQPPNALRYLLIGGEKIEQRLLQSVFGQLGPQVQVVNIYGLTEISDINLLGVIRAADVDQPITVGRPLHNNRIYILDQHQQPQPVGIAGEVCITGESVSRGYVFRPELTAERFVPCPFEDGQIMVRTGDLGRWRADGTVEILGRIDHQVKIRGYRIETGEIEAALLRHPGVQAAVVMVRADGTQDTQLVAYVVAQPTQAVTRHDLLEALGQSLPAYMLPAMIVMLEALPLTPNGKVDRKALSLFDARQQAGTTPFIGPRTIEEWRMVRLWEDLLNTGPISVIDNFFELGGHSLLSMRLLATIQQEFGCRLSLMTLFQAPTVERLVAALRHDPSAQRQSSLVPLQPAGQRRPFFCVHPVGGTVLPYGELARRLGADRPIYGIQARGLEVGQPIHDDIRAMARSYVEEIRLLQPEGPYLLGGWSLGGVIAFEMARLLHQQGQQVALLALIDSAILDANAGAPDAAALVAQFAHDLGQLYGQELSIVPDDIRDLTPEQQLEYVFVQARRQAVVPPAADLDALRRLAAVFQSNLLALVRYTPVPLPLSIALLQAADRLRAVPTRNLADAWRALAVDVDTQVVPGDHHTIMRPPYVQAVADWLHELFEAVQMKEDASCLASHESRP, encoded by the coding sequence ATGACCGTCATCGAACTGCTGACCCACCTCCGCCAATTAAACATCGAGCTCTGGGTGGAGGACGATCGCCTGCGATTTCGTGCGCCGTCCGGCGTCCTCACGCCTGAGCTCCGCGCGGTGCTCGCTGAACACAAGGCTGAGGTCGCTGCGTTTCTCAAGATGGCGCGGGACACAGGTCGGAAGAGCGGGCCGATCCCGCTCTCGTTCGCGCAGCAGCGACTCTGGTTTCTGGATCAACTCCATCCGAACAGCACACTCTATACCGTACCGATGGTCGTGCGTCTCACGGGCACGCTTCATGGTGCCGCCCTTCAGCAGAGCCTTGATGAGATCGCGCGACGCCACGAGATCGTACGGACAACGTTCACCGTCGTGGACGGGCAGCCTGCCCAGGTGATTGCCCCCGCTGGCTCTGAAGCGGCCCAGCTGCCGCTCGCGCAGATCGATCTTTCCGACGTACCCACGGCGGCGCAGAGTGCTGCGGTCCAGGACCGCGTGCATCGAGAGCTCCAGCAGCCATTTGACCTCGCGCGCGGCCCTCTGGTGCGCGCGACGCTGCTCCGCCTGAATCCGACCGAGCATGTGATCATCCTGATGATTCACCACATTATCTTCGATGCCTGGTCACAGCAGGTGTTCATGGCCGAGCTGACCACGCTCTACGCCCATTTCAGTCAGCCAGGTGCCACGAACCGCGCCGCGCCCCTGCCGGAGCTTCCACTGCAATACGCAGACTACGCGCGTTGGCAACACCGCTGGCTTCAGGAAGCGGGATTGGAGCAGCAGATGGGCTACTGGCGGCAGCAGCTCCACGATCTGCCCGTGCTCCAGCTCATACCTGATCGTCCGCGTCCCGCGAGCGGCGGCTTTGAGGGGAGGGAGTATCATTTTGCGGTGTCCGACGCATGCGCGACAGCGCTTCGCCGCTTGAGCCAGGCGGCGGGCTGTACCATCTTTATGACGCTCCTGGCCGCCTGGCAAGTTCTGCTCGCACGCTATACGGCGCAGAGCGATATTGTGATTGGAACGCCGATCGCCAATCGGACGCAGGCCGAATCCCAGAAATTGATCGGCTTCTTTGTGAACACGCTCGTCCTGCGTACCGATCTCCGTGGGAATCCCACCTTTCGCGAGGCGCTCCATCGTGTCCGCGAGGTGTGTCTGGCGGCGTATGCTCACCAGGACGTACCCTTCGATACGCTGGTGGAAGCGTTGCAGCCTGTGCGGGATCTCAGCCGCCACCCCTTGTTCCAGGTCATGTTCGCCTACCAGCCGGCTCCGGGCGCGCTCCCGGCATTGCCGGATCTGAAGCTGGAGTTGCAGCCAATCGAGATTGAGCAGGTGAAGTTCGATCTCAACCTCACGATGGTTGAAACCATGACCGGTCTGGAAGGCATCCTCAAATACCGCACCGATCTCTTTGAAGAGCGGACGATTACCCGGATGGCTGAGCACCTTCACGTGCTGCTCGCCGCCATCAGCAGCACTCCCGACGCGCCGATCTACAGCCTGCCCTTGCTGAGCGCCGCCGAGTATCAGGCGATGCTGGACCATTGGCGCGCGCCAGACACCTACGCGATCACGCACTGCCTCCATCATGCTTTTGAACGCCAGGCTTCCAGAGCGCCGCATGCCGTAGCGGTGACAGACAACGGGGTGACGCTGAGCTATGCTGCGTTGAACGACCGGAGCAATCAGCTCGCCCGCCATCTCCAGACTCTCCGTGTCGGACCAGAGGTGTGTGTTGGCTTGTTTGTCGAGCGGTCGCCTGACCTGATCGTTGGCCTGCTCGGTATTCTGAAAGCGGGCGGCGCATATGTTCCACTTGACCCGGCGCTGCCGCCAGAACGCCTCGCTTTCATCCTGCATGATGCCCGCGTAGCGGTACTGGTAACGCAGGCAGCGTTCTCTACACGCCTGCCCGATCTCCCGGTGCCGGTCGTGCGCCTCGATCATGATGCGGAGATCATCGCAGCCTACAGCACAACAACCCCTGATTGCCTCGTGCTGCCGGACCATCCTGCCTATGTCATCTACACCTCAGGGTCCACAGGCACGCCAAAAGGGGTGATGGTCACGCACGCGAACGTCCTCCGGCTGTTTGCCGCGACACAGCCCTGGTTTGCGTTCGATGCGCGCGATGTGTGGACGCTGTTCCACTCTGCCGCCTTCGACTTTTCGGTCTGGGAGATCTGGGGCGCGCTGCTCTATGGCGGCACATTAGTCATCGTCCCCTATCTCCTGAGCCGATCGCCCGCAGCCCTTTACGCACTGCTGATTGAGGAAGGTGTCACGGTCCTTAACCAGACACCCTCGGCGTTTCGCCAGCTGATCCAGGTGGACGCCGACGCCATCGACTCGGAGCTCTCCCTGCGCTTCGTCATCTTCGGCGGCGAGGCGCTTGAGCTACACAGCGTACAGCCCTGGTTTGCTCGGCATGGCGACCTGCGACCGAAGCTGGTCAATATGTATGGCATTACGGAGACGACTGTCCATGTCACGTATCGTCCGCTGACGACAGCGGATCTCCAGCGGACGGCCAGCGTGATCGGCGGCGCGATCCCGGATCTGGAGGTGTATCTCCTGGACCACTATCTCCAGCCCGTGCCGGTGGGCGTGCCCGGCGAGATCTACGTTGGGGGAGCAGGGCTTGCTCGCGGCTACCTCCATCGTCCGGCCTTGACCGCAGAACGGTTCGTCCCGCACCCTTTGAGCACAACCGCAGGCCAGCGCTTGTATAAGTCGGGCGACCTGGCGCGCTACCAGGCGAATGGTGAGCTTGAGTATCTCGGTCGCATCGATCAGCAGGTCAAGATTCGCGGCTTCCGCATCGAGCTTGGCGAGATTGAGGCCGTGCTGGCGCAGCATCCGGGCGTGCGTGACGTCGTTGTGATCGCGCGTGAAGATCGTGGGCCCATGCATCGGCAGCTGGTCGCATACGTCGTTCCCACCCTGGAATCCCAGCCCACCATCGACGACTTGCGACGTTTCCTGGGAACACGCCTGCCGGATTATATGATCCCGACGGCTTTTGTGGCTCTTGACAAGCTGCCGCTCACGGTGAATGGCAAGCTTGACCGCAACGCGCTCCCGAGCCCGGATCAGGCGCGACCAGCGCTGGAGGAGGACTACACCGCGCCGCGCTCCCCGTTGGAGCATGTTCTGGTGCGGCTCTGGCAAGATCTGCTGGGCGTTGCGACGATCGGCGTGCATGATAACTTTTTCGCCCTGGGCGGAAACTCGATTCAGGCCGCCCTCCTGATCAACCAGATCCAAGCTGCCCTCCAGGAAATCGTCTACGTCGTCGCGATCTTCGACGCACCCACCGTTGCCGAGCTGGCCGTGTATCTTTCCAGCCGGTATCCGCAAAGCGTGACGCGCCTCTCTGGCAGTGATCGGCGGGAGGAACCTGCCGTGGATTCGGACACGCCGCCGCGTGCCAGGCCGATCGGTCAAGCCGAGGTTGCCAGGCTTCGGCAGTTGATCACCCCGTTGCCGCCGCGCCCAGCCGGCTCCGTCGCCAAGAATCCTCCGGCGGTGTTTATCCTATCGCCGCCGCGCTCCGGCTCGACGCTGCTGCGCGTGATGCTGGCCGGGCATCCCCGACTCTTCGCGCCGCCGGAGCTGGAGCTGCTGTCGTTTAATACGCTGGCGGAGCGGAAAGCAGCGTTTACCGACCGGGATCGCTTCTGGTTGGAAGGCACGATTCGCGCGATCATGGCGCTTAACGTGTGTGACGCTCCCGCTGCTGAGCAGTTGATGGCGCAGTACGAGGCCCAGGATCTCAGCGTGCAGGCGTTCTATCGCCTGCTGCAAACCTGGCTCGGCGATCGGATGCTGGTCGACAAAACGCCATCCTATGCCCTGGACCGCGCGATCCTCCAGCGCGCCGAGGAGGACTTTACCCATGCGCGCTACATCCATCTGATCCGCCATCCGTACGGCATGATTCACTCGTTTGAGGAGGCGAAGCTTGACCAGATCTTTTTCCGCCGTCCGCACGCCTTTACGACCCGTGAGCTAGCAGAGCTGATCTGGCTGATCAGCCACCAGAACATTCTAGACTTCTTCCAACAGATCCCGGCGGAGCGGCGGCACACCGTGCATTTCGAGGAGATGGTCAGCCAGCCGGTGCGGAGCATGGAGCAGATCTGCACATTCCTCGGCCTGGATTTCGACCCCGCGATGCTCCAGCCCTACGCTGACACCCAGCAGCGCATGACGGACGGACCCCACGCTGCAAGCCGCATGCTCGGCGATGTTAAGTTCCACGAACACCAGCAGATCGATGCGTCAACGAGCGAGCGCTGGCGGGACTCCTATGCCGAGGAGTTTCTGGGCGATCTCACCTGGCAGGTTGCCGAGCACCTCGGCTACGCTGCACCTCGATCCAGCTCAGGTGGTGCAACGTTGACACCGATTCTACCCCAGCCGAGAACCGGCAGCGATAGGTTTCCCTGCTCGTTTGCCCAGCAGCGGCTGTGGTTTATCGATCAGCTTCAGCCAGGCAGCACGGCCTATAATATTTTCGTCACGTTTCGTCTGATCGGCTCCCTCGATCTGATGGCCCTGCAACGCAGCTTCGATACGATCATGCAGCGTCACGAGTCGCTCCGTACCGTCTTTGCCGTTGTTGAAGGTACGCCCATGCAGGTGATCGTCCCGCCACAGCCCACATCGATCACGAGGATCGATCTGCGCAACCTGCCGATGCGTGAGCGTGAGGCGGCAGCAATCCAGCGGGCGACCCAGGAGGCGCGCTCGCCCTTCGATCTGGCATGTGGGCCACTCCTGCGCCTGCTGCTGCTCCAGATGGCTGAGGACGACCATATCCTCGCGATGAACATGCACCATATTGTCTCTGATGGGTGGTCCGAGCGAATCCTGATCCAGGAGGTAACAACCCTCTACGCCGCCTACCTGAGCGACGAGCGCGCGGCGCATGTGCTCCCCCCCTTGCCGATCCAGTATGCCGATTATGCCGTGTGGCAGCGCCAGTGGCTCCAGGGCAGCGAGCTGGCGGCACAGATAGCCTACTGGGAGCGGCAGCTCGCGGGGCTGCCCGTCCTCGACCTACCGATAGATTACCCCCGGCCAGCGATCCAGACCACCAACGGCAGGCACCATGCGATCGGCTTGCCCGCAGCGCTGAGCCAGGAGCTGGCAGCGCTGAGTCGGCGCGAGGGCGTGACGCTCTTTATGACGCTGCTCGCCGCCTTCCACACGCTGCTGATGCGCTATACCGGGCAGGTCGATATCGTGGTCGGTACGCCGATTGCAGGACGCAACCGGGCCGAGCTTGAAGGGTTGATCGGCTTTTTCGTCAACAGCCTGGTGATCCGTACCAACTTGTCGGGCAACCCTACGTTCCGCGCAGCGCTTCAGCACGTCCGCACGGTCACGTCCGAGGCCTACGCGCACCAGGATGTGCCCTTTGAGCAGCTCGTCGAGAGCATCGCGCGGGACCGTGATCTGAACCGCCACCCGCTCTTTCAGATCATGTTTATGCTCCAGAGCGCGCCGCTGCCCAGCACGCCATTTCCCGGCCTGGAGTGGAGCTTTCTGGAGATCGAGGGCGGAAGCGCGAAGTTCGACCTTTCGTTGTCGCTTGTCGAAACGCCGCAGGGCTTGCAGGGCGGATGGGGATACAATACCGATGTGTTCGCAACGGAAACGATCGCGCGCATGGCCGGGCATTGGGAGATCCTGCTGGAAGCCATCGTCGCCGATCCCGACCGCCGGATCGCTGAGCTGCCGCTGCTGACCGGGGTTGAGCACCGGCAGATCCTCTTCGATTGGAATCGCTCCGCAGCCGACTATCCCCGTGATGCCGCCGTGCATCAGCTCTTTGAGGCCCAGGCCGCGCGCACGCCCAATGCTTCCGCGATCGTCTTTGAAGGAGCGCGTCTGACGTACGCCGAGCTGAACACACAAGCGAATCAGCTCGCGCACTATCTGCGGGCGCAGGGCGTCGGGCCGGATGTGCTCGTCGCGCTGTGTGTCGAGCGGAGTCTGGAGATGATCGTCGGCATGCTGGCGATCCTCAAGGCAGGCGGCGCGTATGTGCCCCTCGACCCGGCCTATCCTCAAGAGCGCATCCAGTACATGCTCGCGCACAGTCGCGCGCCGGTGCTCCTGACCCAGGCGGCGCTGGTCGAGCGCTTACCCGAACACACGGCCCAGGTCTTCCGCCTGGATGCCGATTGGGCGCGCTTAGCCCAGGAGCCCGTGACCAATCCGCCGCGCACGGTGCTGCCGGAGCACCTGGCCTATATCATCTTCACGTCAGGCTCGACCGGACGACCAAAGGGCGTGATGGTCACACAGCGCGGGCTGGTCAATCTGGTCTATGGCCTGCGCGCCTACTTCGGCGATCCCGCCGTCCAAACGACCGGCCTGATCACCTCGATCAGCTTCGACATCTCGGTCAACCAGATCTTCCCGACGCTGGTCTTTGGCCGCACGCTGCACATCATCCCCGATCCGGTCAAGTTCGACAGCCGCGCGCTGCTGCGCTACCTCGACGACCACCAGATCCATTTGCTGGACGCGGTGCCCTCCTACATGCAGGCGGTACTGAACGAGGTCGCGCCGCAGCAGCCACCGAACGCGCTGCGCTACTTGCTGATCGGCGGCGAGAAGATCGAGCAGCGGCTCCTGCAATCCGTCTTCGGCCAGCTTGGGCCGCAGGTCCAGGTCGTCAACATCTACGGCCTGACCGAGATCAGCGACATCAACCTCCTGGGGGTCATTCGTGCCGCCGATGTGGATCAACCGATCACGGTCGGCAGACCGCTCCACAACAATCGGATCTACATTCTGGACCAGCACCAGCAGCCGCAGCCGGTGGGCATCGCGGGCGAGGTCTGCATCACGGGCGAGAGCGTGTCGCGCGGCTACGTGTTCCGTCCCGAATTGACGGCGGAGCGGTTCGTACCGTGTCCGTTTGAAGATGGGCAGATCATGGTGCGCACCGGCGACCTGGGCCGCTGGCGCGCTGATGGCACCGTCGAGATTCTGGGTCGGATCGATCATCAAGTCAAGATCCGGGGCTACCGCATCGAGACGGGCGAGATCGAAGCGGCTCTGCTGCGCCATCCAGGTGTTCAAGCGGCGGTTGTCATGGTCCGTGCGGATGGGACGCAGGACACCCAACTGGTCGCCTATGTCGTTGCTCAGCCGACGCAGGCCGTGACCCGTCACGATCTCCTGGAGGCGCTGGGACAGTCGCTACCAGCATACATGCTGCCGGCGATGATCGTGATGCTCGAAGCGCTACCACTCACCCCGAATGGCAAGGTTGATCGCAAGGCACTCTCCCTGTTCGACGCGCGGCAACAAGCAGGCACCACCCCATTCATCGGGCCGCGAACGATCGAGGAATGGCGGATGGTGCGGCTGTGGGAGGATCTGCTTAATACAGGTCCGATCAGCGTGATTGATAATTTTTTTGAGCTTGGCGGCCATTCGCTGCTCAGCATGCGCTTGCTGGCAACGATTCAGCAGGAGTTCGGCTGTCGCCTCTCGCTGATGACGCTGTTTCAGGCTCCCACGGTGGAGCGGCTGGTAGCAGCGCTCCGTCACGATCCATCAGCGCAACGCCAGTCATCCCTGGTTCCGCTTCAACCGGCAGGACAGCGACGACCCTTCTTCTGTGTGCATCCTGTGGGTGGAACCGTCCTGCCCTATGGCGAGCTAGCGCGTCGCCTGGGAGCGGACCGTCCGATCTATGGTATCCAGGCGCGCGGCCTTGAAGTCGGTCAACCGATCCACGATGACATCCGAGCGATGGCGAGGAGCTATGTTGAGGAGATCCGGTTACTTCAGCCTGAAGGCCCCTACCTCCTCGGGGGCTGGTCGCTTGGCGGTGTGATTGCCTTCGAGATGGCACGACTCCTCCACCAACAAGGGCAGCAGGTTGCACTGTTGGCGCTGATTGATAGCGCTATACTTGACGCGAATGCCGGAGCGCCTGATGCTGCCGCGCTGGTGGCCCAATTCGCTCACGACCTTGGTCAGCTATACGGTCAAGAGCTATCGATTGTACCGGACGACATACGGGATCTCACGCCTGAGCAACAACTGGAATATGTGTTCGTCCAGGCGCGGCGGCAAGCCGTAGTCCCGCCGGCGGCTGATCTCGACGCGCTTCGCCGATTGGCAGCGGTATTCCAGTCGAACCTCCTTGCGCTCGTACGCTACACCCCGGTGCCGCTGCCACTATCAATTGCGCTGCTTCAGGCCGCCGATCGGCTTCGGGCCGTGCCGACGCGGAATCTCGCCGACGCCTGGCGCGCATTGGCCGTGGATGTCGATACACAGGTGGTTCCTGGTGATCATCACACGATCATGCGTCCGCCCTATGTCCAAGCGGTCGCGGACTGGCTCCATGAGCTGTTCGAGGCTGTGCAAATGAAGGAGGATGCGTCCTGCCTGGCATCTCACGAATCGCGCCCATAG